The DNA region agggtttttcaCTGACCACATAAGTCTGCTTTTCTATATTTcttctattatttagtgggcctctctttgctgaatctagttcatacctacgtttgtcctttcctcttacctcaccgttattatttgttgggggcttgtatctactttgggggtatttctctggaggcaagcgaggtctgtatttcctctgaaagggttagttagatctccggctggcgcgagatgtctagaaccaatgtaggcacgttccccggctgctattatttgtgcgctaggatcaggtatgtggtcagctcagttaccacctccctaagagctagtttttatgtttgcagactttgcttaagaccctgagatccttttgccattaggatcacaacaggctgctgcagagaggactttttgtgctgatagctgaaagagagaggaactgtgtcctgatatagctgcaagagagccatgaagatacagaggaagggatttacagtttccaggagcatccctaggatccagaagctaggagaagaccacgtttcacagagctgacagaaagccgtgcacaccaccatattagactgctggggccccacctgggactggatctgattctctaacatcaccgtgagtttgttcctgtttggtgcacctgttagggcccagtgtaggcttcaatagtcagtacacgggagccgtgtggcctgcttagtaaaggccagggaggttatatgtagagtagcatcatcacttgtttattgtttacatttgctgattagacatattttgagtctgtaatagttgtagcagcgtgctattttacgggaaagataacgtttataactcttgtaaattgtcttttgccattgtaccattgtatacccctgtttgcatcttcctcattcacttcatcccttgccttccaataaatctaccctttgttgtttgcacctcatcttgtgtacagtggccttcctgcaccgtggtggtcccccggccatcgcttcacacagacccccccacggtcccgcacagaccccgcccgcacagagatatgcagtctccgcccacgcaccgtccacactccattatagtgcattattgcactatgggaacttccgattccgatatcgcaaaaatatcagaactcggtatcggaattccgatacagcgaatatcggtgatacccgatatttgcagtatcagaatgctcaacactagtagtcacaTAGAAAGCACCACCAAAATTTGCAATGAAAATGGaaacaaaaaatattttcacaTTGTTAGTtcttcttaggccggagtcacacttatcgtatgaaaaatcggtccgattttttcAGCCGAGAGTCGCCGGAGTGTTCtcctgtgtaatgcgtttgcaatgcgattatgCCATTTTCTCGCATCTATGTatacgtatgacatccgtatggctttacatttctcactgcttttcctcattgaatttaatggttcaatgggctgaaatgaggaaaatgtgtgcgtatttctcgcaagtcacacggatggtccgtgtggtgtgcaatttttttcttgcatacatagacttgcattgacgatACTCGGCCAATAtacatgtaaaatcgcagcatgctgaatacgcccgagaaaaaaaatggtggtgagctgccccatagattaacagtggttcgAGTGGTGCTAtgtaatgttttctcgcatagcacttgtccgtactcaacgctagtgtgaccccggccgtagATTGagattttaatttacatttttcaaAGATACAACATtcattactctttaacccctttcctcaCCTTGGGTTTTTCAGTTTATGAGTTTttgatttttgctccccttcttcccagagccataacttttttatttttccatcaaaatggccacgtgagggcttttttttttgtgggacgagttgtagttttaatcaaaataattggttttattatttattattatttattattatttatttatatagcaccattaattccatggtgctgtacatgagaaaggggttacatacagggttatagctttcatttacagtaaacaggtttacagtgacacactggtacagaggggagagaaccctgtccttgcggacttacattctatgggatagtggggaagatacagaaggtaggGGTTTTACCATATTTACCATACCAATATACCATATTTTACTatatggttttaccatatagtgtactggaaaaaaaatcaatgtacggtgaaattgcacaataagtgcaatttcacaattgttttttcttgttttaccatgttcactaaatgctataactgacattatgattctcccggtCATTTTGAGTTTGGAGATACCAAACacttataggttcttttttatttatgtggtgaaaaagaaacccaaagtttgtgaaaaaataaattaaaaaatagcatctccatattttgtgatctggggcggcgctcatagcagtctggcaatgacaaccacaggggtctcctgcagatcccaggttgtcatgacaacccatcggcaacTCGCGCTCATGTGACATGGGCAACGATGGGCAAAGCTAATGACGCGCTTCCAGAGCCatcacgttaaatgccgctgtcagagattgaaaccTATGACATACCAATACGTCATAgttcgtaaaggggttaaaatagttgtcCGGTACCTATAATGCCCTTTATAAACATCTATCTTTAagccctaaccacttttgtaattatttttattgtaACATTCCATACTATTCTCTCTatatctgttttttttacttttttacttatttttgcaTTTCATTGAGGGGATTATCAAAAGAGAGATTACAGGAGGATGGACCTATAGTCACTTCTCTGCAGCCTTTGTCACCTCTCCACTAAAACTGGACATCATCAGGGGGTGGCACTGCAGTTACGTATTACAGCTTCCGTCCTCATCGTCCACTGATGGCATCCTCTTTCAGAGGGGGTGATTGAGAAGTGACCGCAGCTTCTGTCCCCGCCGCCCACATTTTCAGTGGCCGCCTCCACACTTCTGTTATCACTAACACAGTCCTTGCTTCTGTTACCATCGCAACTCTATCCCTGAAATGTATTGTTATTAGGGTGCGGTGATAAAGCAATGTGAGTGACAGTAGTGTCACCCCTTGATGACGATTCATTTCAGAGCAGCGAAAACTGTGGGGTGGTCACTAACTCTGCTTCTATCAAAGACCCCCTGACGACTATTCATTTCAGTGTAAGAGGTGGTGGTGTCAGAGGCAGGGACTGTGACAGGGGCCACTGATGTGGGTGGCAGGGACAGAAgctgcagtcacttctccatcacTGCCCCGAAATAGGATTTCATCAGGGGATAGAAGTGACAGAAACCGTTGTAAGTAACTGCAGCGCTGCCCCATGATGACGTCCTGTCTTAGTGTTTGTGTGAGAAAAGTTGCAGAGAAGTGAGTGAAGCGCCATCCACTTCTGACATTCATCACAAGAAGTAAAGAAGAAAATCTATTATTATTAGattaggcgggctgcccagcactctaTAAGTGcatccaggtacggactggggctgaaattcagttctGGCATTTGTTCATCaatcatgaaccagatgggatatattattaatattaccctggatggaggaaaggaagatttactacaagaccaatatttctaatgatacccgtggcctgctggggtaagtgacggagtcagcaactttgtgctccatcacaactattaacagcatgagtgtcttgagaacaccgattctgttaacaatgtagcagacaaggcagctcacgaccagagaggcccttctggcatttgccagaattgccagatgcccAGTCTGGCCCTGAGTGCATCCCACTGGGAGAGTGCATTAGTATTGTGATCAGGTATTGGCAAGTATGCCTGCTGTTTTTGCTTACTGTGCTGTCTTTTAGTCAGCAGATTTACAGAATGAATGGGAAGACCTTAGTATTGAAAGCTATAAAAAAAAGCTAGCAGGTTTTAATTAATGTAATATCTTGTCTTGCGACATACCTCATTAAATAGTACCTATCACCAGAATAAACGCCATTTTATATTCATTCcgtaattaaaaaataataagcattgtaaatataataaataaataaaatagattaGAATAGATTAGATTATGTAAATTGCTGACTCTGTTGAAAATTGCCGCCAGTCACCCGAGCTGGAAGATCCCGGCGTGCCTAGCAGTACTACATGACTCTCCTACACTGAACACTCTTTTCTCTGCCCTAAACAGAAAGGCCAACATGCTCGTCAAACACTTTACACACTGTCTTCCATTTAGTTGATTAACAAAAAGATTGTGAAGACATCAAGACTAAAATCCATCCAAAATAGGTAGCAGTTTTTACTGAATGTCTTATATTTTCAGAGCCTTATGTCATGTAACGTACCTTTTTAAGCTGCTTAATATTACTGGACCTAATTGATTCAAGAAGCTGATCTCTTGAGTTCTTCTCAGCAGGCCCAGTCTTGTCTACTATTCTCCTCTGTGAAGCAGGGGACAATGAGTTTCGAATGTTCTCTGTAAACAGTGGTGGAGCCAGAGGAGCCATTggtggaggaggtggtggaggggcAGGTGGTCCTAATTTTTTGGAAGTGCCCTTTTGGAGATTGTTGGTGACTGGCTTTACCAAAGATTTGCTGGGCTCTTTTGGAGGAGGAATTACTTTGGGAACTTCTAAACATTTCTTCTTGTTTTCTGCTTCTTTTAATGCTTTCTGTTCTGCCATCCTCCGTTGCCTTTGTTTGTCCATGTTGCGACTTAGCAAGTTAGTAACAGTCATGCGGGGCCCTGCAAGTTCAAAGTGGTATCCAAGTTTTAAGAGAGTGGTGTTTTCTTTTAATATCTTCGCTATTTCCATCTCAGTTTTCCCACCACATATGTGACGTTGATTATGGAAGCGAAGTTCAGTAAGCGTGTCATTGTGTTGCAGAGCTCTGAATATGGCTAATATGCCCTTTCCAGTGATGTGGTTGGAGTCCAGATTGATACTAATAATAATCTTATTGGACTTCAacatggcagcaatagccaatgcaATATGGTCATCAGCTCGTGTGTTGGCCAAGGAAAAGATCTTAACCACAGTGTTGAACTCTAAGGCCTCTGTAAAACTCATCAGTGTTTCAATGGTAATACAGTCTGAATTGTTCAGGTTGAGCTCTGTTAGCTCGGCTTCGTTATTTTTCACTTTTTCTAGAAGTTCATCAAAAATACTTGATGATTCATCATCTTTGTTCTCCTCTGCTGCATTTTTAGATCCATTTTCATTTCGCTGTAGCTccgggctttgcaaatttttattttcttgttCACTCACTTGTTTTTCCTTTGTAAggtctttgctaccttgggtgctCTCTAGTTTCTCTTTTTTCTCAAGGGTCTTGTCGGAACTTTTTTTATTCTCCAGTTTGTTTTCAGTTTGTACACCTGCAGCTTCTTTCTTTTCTGCAATCTTCTCTACGTTATCATCAACAGCTATTTTTTCGAATTTATCCTTCCCTATTTGTTTTGGACCTTTTTCTCCATCTAGCTTTTTAGATGCAGTTTTTTCTAATTTCTCTTTATCAACCACACTACTGTTTTTCTCTTGCCGGAATCTTTCCCTCATTTTGCTGACTCTTTCATCCTTTGGTTTCTCTGTATCTCTATTTGCCTTTATTTTGGTGTCTTTTGTATCCTCCAGTTTTTTATTTGAAACAGCTTCTTTTCCAGGAATCTCCTTTACTTTGTCTTCTTTTTGTGATTGTTCTTTCGCCTTTACTGAAGATTTTCCACTCTGAAAAAGTTATTTGAAGTCAGTTAAATTTTAGCTTAGTTTTAGAATTTATACATTTTATAGGTATAGTGAGATTATAGGGAATctatcaccacatttgacctatctaaactattaatatggccatacaggttatagaatgctaATAAAAGTCCTCCCTGTGTGTCGCATGTTagctgtgttgttgctgagaaatcttttatcactttatataaatgaccccttccaggctctggggaggatgatgtctggagataactctgcctccggaGCTTGTTTTACctgaaggaggagttaccagtgtgatgtgtaatggttatcagtgttaccagtgtgatgtgtaatggttaccagtgtgatgtgtaattgtTACCACTGctcccagtgtgatgtgtaatggttaccagtgtgatgtgtaatagtTACCACTCctcccagtgtgatgtgtaatggttatcaatgttaccagtgtgatgtgtaatggttaccagtgtgatgtgtaatagtTATCACtgctaccagtgtgatgtgtaatggttatcagtgttaccagtgtgatgtgtaatggttaccggtGTGATGTGTAATAGTTACCACtgctaccagtgtgatgtgtaatggttatcagtgttaccagtgtgatgtgtaatggttaccagtgctacaagtgtgatgtgtaatggttatcaATGTTATCAGTACGATGTGTAATGGTTATCAATGTtaacagtgtgatgtgtaatggttaccagtgtgatgtgtaatggttaccagtgtttccAGTTTGATGTGTAATGGttgccagtgttaccagtgtgaagtGACATGGTTACCACTATTACCAGTGTGATGTATAAtgattaccagtgttaccagtgtgatgtgtaatggtttccAGTGCTacaagtgtgatgtgtaatggttatcaATGTTATCAGTATGATGTGTAATAGTTATCAATGTtaacagtgtgatgtgtaatgg from Ranitomeya variabilis isolate aRanVar5 chromosome 3, aRanVar5.hap1, whole genome shotgun sequence includes:
- the LMOD1 gene encoding leiomodin-1 — translated: MSRVARYRRQVSEDPDIDNLLSTLSPEEMEQLQKELDAGDPDAGVSAGLRRDQTERASSQREAERESRRLAQAQAASESGKSSVKAKEQSQKEDKVKEIPGKEAVSNKKLEDTKDTKIKANRDTEKPKDERVSKMRERFRQEKNSSVVDKEKLEKTASKKLDGEKGPKQIGKDKFEKIAVDDNVEKIAEKKEAAGVQTENKLENKKSSDKTLEKKEKLESTQGSKDLTKEKQVSEQENKNLQSPELQRNENGSKNAAEENKDDESSSIFDELLEKVKNNEAELTELNLNNSDCITIETLMSFTEALEFNTVVKIFSLANTRADDHIALAIAAMLKSNKIIISINLDSNHITGKGILAIFRALQHNDTLTELRFHNQRHICGGKTEMEIAKILKENTTLLKLGYHFELAGPRMTVTNLLSRNMDKQRQRRMAEQKALKEAENKKKCLEVPKVIPPPKEPSKSLVKPVTNNLQKGTSKKLGPPAPPPPPPPMAPLAPPLFTENIRNSLSPASQRRIVDKTGPAEKNSRDQLLESIRSSNIKQLKKVEVPKWLK